In a genomic window of Neoarius graeffei isolate fNeoGra1 chromosome 13, fNeoGra1.pri, whole genome shotgun sequence:
- the rnd1b gene encoding rho family GTPase 1b, which produces MKERRNIQPLVIRCKLVLVGDVQCGKTAMLQVLAKDCYPETYVPTVFENYTACLELEDQRVELSLWDTSGSPYYDNVRPLCYSDSDAVLLCFDISRPDTVDSGLKKWKTEIMDFCPNTRVLLIGCKTDLRTDVCTLMELSSQKQTPITQEQGSAMAKQLGAEAYLECSAFTSEKSIHSVFRTAALACVNKLQPMAKSSPNRRLSKRLLHLPSRSELLSSTFKKKKAKSCSVM; this is translated from the exons ATGAAGGAGAGGAGAAACATACAGCCACTGGTGATTAGATGTAAACTGGTTCTGGTTGGTGACGTGCAATGCGGGAAAACAGCCATGCTGCAGGTCCTGGCAAAGGATTGCTATCCAGAG ACCTATGTACCCACCGTGTTCGAGAACTACACAGCATGCCTGGAGCTTGAGGATCAGCGTGTGGAATTGAGTTTGTGGGACACATCAG GTTCTCCTTACTATGATAATGTGAGGCCACTTTGTTACAGCGACTCTGATGCTGTGCTCCTGTGCTTCGACATCAGCCGTCCAGACACTGTCGACAGTGGACTCAAGAAG TGGAAGACGGAGATCATGGACTTCTGCCCCAACACCCGCGTTCTGCTCATCGGCTGCAAAACGGACCTGCGCACGGATGTGTGTACGCTAATGGAGCTCTCCAGTCAGAAACAAACGCCCATTACTCAAGAGCAG GGTTCAGCCATGGCCAAGCAACTCGGGGCCGAGGCGTACCTGGAATGCTCCGCCTTCACGTCAGAGAAGAGCATCCATAGCGTTTTCCGCACTGCGGCTCTGGCCTGCGTCAACAAGCTTCAGCCGATGGCCAAGTCTAGCCCCAACCGCCGCCTGTCCAAACGCCTCCTCCACCTGCCCAGCCGCTCCGAGCTGCTCTCGTCCACCTTCAAGAAAAAGAAGGCCAAGAGCTGctcagtgatgtga